In Candidatus Roseilinea sp., one DNA window encodes the following:
- a CDS encoding ABC transporter substrate-binding protein, giving the protein MIRKFALSVAVAAAVSACATLPAPPPAGQQPAAAPPAKPKVAHIRFALDWAIEGPSAPFMIALDKGYFAEEGLSVVIDRGTGSAGTVTKIASGAYEMGYADINSMIEFNVKNPDKALQAIAILYNTAPMTVFTLKDKGIASPADLVGKKLGAPAGDAGRRLFPLFAKQVGIDPNSVEWVTMEPALREAALAKGEVDAITAFYGSGWFGLLRNKVEPDNIVAFMYAEQGLPLYGNAVMASPKFLQENEEAVKGFLRALARGWREALADPVAAVETIKRREPLIDAEIETARLKMVIEKHFLTEEVKKNGFGAADPERLAKSIEMVAEGFELPSVPKAEEIFTDKYLPAKDLRMPPGM; this is encoded by the coding sequence GTGATTAGGAAGTTCGCTTTGTCCGTCGCCGTCGCCGCTGCGGTCTCCGCCTGCGCCACATTGCCGGCGCCACCGCCGGCCGGCCAGCAGCCCGCTGCGGCCCCACCCGCCAAACCCAAAGTCGCGCACATTCGGTTTGCGTTGGATTGGGCGATCGAGGGGCCATCGGCGCCGTTCATGATCGCGCTCGACAAGGGCTACTTCGCCGAAGAAGGGCTATCGGTGGTGATTGACCGCGGCACCGGCTCGGCCGGCACCGTCACCAAGATCGCCAGCGGCGCGTACGAGATGGGCTACGCCGACATTAACTCGATGATCGAGTTCAACGTGAAGAACCCCGACAAGGCGCTGCAAGCCATTGCGATCCTCTATAACACCGCGCCCATGACGGTCTTCACGCTCAAGGACAAGGGCATCGCCTCGCCTGCCGACCTAGTCGGCAAGAAGCTCGGCGCGCCGGCGGGTGATGCCGGCCGTCGGCTCTTCCCGCTATTCGCCAAGCAGGTGGGCATTGACCCCAACAGCGTGGAATGGGTGACGATGGAGCCGGCCCTGCGCGAGGCTGCCTTGGCTAAAGGCGAGGTAGACGCGATCACCGCCTTCTACGGCAGCGGCTGGTTCGGCCTGCTGCGCAACAAAGTCGAGCCGGATAACATCGTCGCCTTCATGTATGCCGAGCAAGGTTTGCCGCTCTACGGCAACGCCGTGATGGCTTCGCCGAAGTTCTTGCAAGAGAACGAGGAGGCGGTCAAAGGCTTCCTGCGCGCGTTGGCGCGCGGTTGGCGAGAGGCCCTGGCCGACCCGGTTGCGGCGGTCGAGACCATCAAGCGCCGCGAGCCGCTGATTGACGCCGAGATTGAGACGGCTCGCCTGAAGATGGTTATCGAGAAGCACTTCTTGACCGAGGAAGTGAAGAAGAACGGATTCGGCGCAGCCGACCCCGAGCGACTCGCCAAGAGCATCGAGATGGTCGCCGAGGGTTTCGAGCTGCCGAGCGTGCCCAAGGCCGAGGAAATCTTTACCGACAAGTATCTGCCGGCCAAGGACCTGCGCATGCCCCCGGGCATGTAG
- a CDS encoding nitrate ABC transporter ATP-binding protein, protein MATSIPCVALEDVALIYQGDDGRKVHALEGVSLSIAQGEFVAIAGPSGCGKTTILKLVSGLMPATRGQVLMDGEPVRGPQKNVGMAFQNPTLLPWRNALENVLLPLEVVEPHRRVFRQKKREYEARAMELLKLVGLDGFAHKPPYQLSGGMQQRVSLCRALIHEPEILLLDEPFAALDAFTREELWGVLQSLWQARRCTVILVTHDLREAVFLATTVYVMSKRPGRLMHATHIELPRPRTPAHMFEPKFTDYVHDIYARIGEVRT, encoded by the coding sequence ATGGCAACATCCATCCCCTGCGTCGCGCTGGAAGATGTGGCGCTGATCTACCAAGGCGATGACGGGCGTAAAGTGCATGCCTTGGAAGGCGTATCGCTGTCCATCGCGCAAGGCGAGTTCGTGGCCATTGCCGGCCCCAGCGGCTGCGGCAAGACCACCATCCTCAAGCTGGTCTCCGGCTTGATGCCGGCCACGCGCGGCCAAGTGTTGATGGACGGCGAGCCGGTGCGCGGACCGCAGAAGAACGTCGGCATGGCTTTTCAGAATCCCACGCTGCTGCCTTGGCGCAACGCGCTGGAGAACGTGCTGTTGCCGCTGGAGGTCGTCGAGCCGCATCGCCGCGTCTTTCGGCAGAAGAAGCGCGAGTATGAAGCGCGCGCAATGGAGCTACTGAAGCTGGTGGGGCTGGACGGCTTCGCGCACAAGCCGCCGTATCAGCTCTCCGGCGGCATGCAGCAGCGCGTCTCACTCTGTCGCGCGCTCATCCATGAGCCGGAGATTCTGCTGCTCGACGAGCCGTTCGCCGCGCTCGATGCCTTTACCCGCGAGGAGCTATGGGGCGTGTTGCAGTCGCTGTGGCAAGCGCGCCGCTGCACGGTAATCCTGGTCACCCATGACCTGCGCGAGGCCGTCTTCCTGGCGACCACGGTGTACGTGATGAGCAAGCGCCCGGGTCGGCTGATGCACGCGACACACATCGAGCTGCCGCGCCCACGCACCCCGGCGCACATGTTCGAGCCGAAATTCACCGACTACGTGCACGACATCTACGCTCGTATCGGCGAGGTGCGCACATGA
- a CDS encoding ABC transporter permease, whose amino-acid sequence MRFATLPRRVLPPLVAILLFFLIWEVGCLVLSVDEFILPRPSVAIAAYFQWQEAIWPNALQTLFTTLVGLGLAIVAGTIIGALIGYSTLVYDALYPLLVAFNSIPKAALVPVFVIWFGVGTLPAVLIAFLISFFPIAVNVATGIATVEPELRDVLRSLGASKFDLFVKVGFPRTLPYFFASLKVAVTLAFVGSVVAELGASNRGIGNMMVIASSRFDVPLVFAGLIVVALMGIALYAAFALLERRIVNWAYR is encoded by the coding sequence ATGAGATTCGCTACGCTGCCTCGGCGCGTCTTGCCGCCGCTCGTCGCCATTCTCCTGTTCTTCCTCATCTGGGAAGTGGGCTGTCTGGTGCTGAGCGTGGACGAATTCATCCTGCCGCGCCCCAGCGTCGCTATCGCGGCCTACTTCCAGTGGCAAGAGGCGATCTGGCCGAACGCGCTCCAGACGTTGTTCACCACCCTCGTCGGCCTGGGGCTGGCGATCGTGGCCGGGACGATAATCGGCGCGCTGATCGGCTATTCGACGCTGGTCTACGACGCGCTGTATCCACTGCTGGTCGCCTTCAACTCGATTCCGAAAGCGGCGCTGGTGCCGGTCTTCGTCATTTGGTTTGGCGTAGGCACGCTGCCGGCCGTGCTCATCGCGTTCTTGATCTCGTTCTTCCCGATAGCGGTCAACGTAGCCACCGGCATCGCCACGGTCGAGCCGGAGCTGCGCGATGTGCTGCGTTCGCTCGGCGCCAGCAAGTTCGATTTGTTCGTCAAAGTGGGCTTCCCGCGCACGCTGCCCTATTTCTTCGCCTCGCTCAAAGTGGCCGTGACGCTGGCGTTTGTCGGCTCGGTGGTCGCCGAGTTGGGTGCATCCAACCGCGGCATCGGTAATATGATGGTGATCGCCAGCTCGCGCTTCGATGTGCCGCTGGTATTCGCCGGTTTGATCGTCGTCGCGCTGATGGGCATCGCCTTGTATGCCGCCTTTGCCCTGCTTGAGCGGCGCATCGTGAATTGGGCCTATCGCTAA
- a CDS encoding molybdopterin dehydrogenase, with protein sequence MSWNDYFMPKTLEEAARLLAAHGGRARVIGGGTDYFVDETHQPAPEALVDVTRIADLRGVWEEGGYVVIGCGASHAQIVASPLVQAHGAALVEACGQIGGPQVRNVATLAGNIAHALPAADGAIALLALDGEALIAWAEGDAVIREWRPLPQLFRGPGQSAIDSTRQVLAALRFPVRAPSEGSAFARVMRPQGVALPIMGLAARVRLRADGAIADIRVTLGPAAPTPFRAQATEAYLRGRTPDALTLREAGEMLLGEAHPRTSPHRATAEYRREIIPVLFQEAMGRALQRAAALEVGA encoded by the coding sequence ATGAGTTGGAATGATTACTTCATGCCCAAGACGTTAGAGGAGGCCGCGCGCCTCCTGGCCGCGCACGGCGGGCGCGCCCGCGTGATCGGCGGCGGCACGGACTACTTTGTGGATGAAACGCATCAGCCGGCGCCGGAGGCGCTGGTGGATGTGACGCGCATTGCCGACCTGCGCGGCGTCTGGGAGGAGGGAGGCTACGTCGTCATCGGTTGTGGCGCATCGCACGCGCAGATCGTCGCCTCGCCGCTTGTGCAGGCGCACGGCGCGGCCTTGGTTGAGGCCTGCGGGCAGATCGGTGGGCCGCAGGTGCGCAACGTCGCGACGCTGGCCGGCAACATCGCCCACGCGCTGCCGGCTGCCGACGGCGCCATCGCGTTGCTGGCGTTGGACGGCGAGGCGCTGATCGCCTGGGCCGAGGGGGATGCCGTAATTCGAGAATGGCGGCCGCTGCCCCAGCTCTTTCGCGGGCCAGGGCAATCGGCCATAGATAGCACGCGGCAAGTCTTGGCAGCGCTGCGCTTTCCGGTGCGCGCGCCGTCGGAAGGCTCGGCCTTCGCCCGCGTGATGCGCCCGCAAGGCGTGGCGCTGCCAATCATGGGGTTGGCTGCGCGCGTGCGCTTGCGCGCCGACGGCGCCATCGCCGACATCCGCGTGACGCTTGGGCCGGCCGCGCCGACGCCGTTTCGCGCGCAGGCGACCGAAGCCTATCTGCGCGGCCGGACGCCGGACGCGCTGACCTTGCGCGAGGCCGGTGAAATGCTCCTCGGCGAAGCGCATCCGCGCACCAGCCCGCACCGCGCCACGGCGGAATATCGGCGCGAGATAATACCGGTGTTGTTCCAGGAGGCGATGGGCCGCGCGCTGCAACGCGCGGCGGCGCTTGAGGTCGGCGCGTAG
- a CDS encoding selenium-dependent xanthine dehydrogenase, with protein sequence MTQATTNGKMTHTASLTFTVNSRPVTVDIRPSAFLAEVLREQLGLTGVKIGCNEAECGICTVLVDGAPVNSCIYPALKASGVHVETIEGLARGDQLHPLQQAFIEQGAVQCGFCTPGLIMTAKALLDANPNPSEDDIKHALKDTYCRCTGYVSVIAAIKQAAGQNGHLALPETRPPLNVVGKPLPRPDAVAKVTGAAKYTDDYVFPGMLHACTLRAGIPHARITRIDTSKAKALPGVVAVLTHEDVPGAKNHGLVYADWPVLCYDKVRYVGDAVAIVAAETREIAEQALRLIKVEYEPLPIVDDPIAALSPDAPQVHASGNLLKHIHVEKGDIERGFAEADTIVEGEYETATTEHAFLEPECAIGRVTEDGRVEVYVGSQIPYADRRQIAAALGVPESHVRVIGTLIGGGFGGKEDIAGQIHVALLARATGRPVKMLYRRNESLIFHPKRHAVKFKVKVGAKRDGTFTAMRIELWGDTGAYASLGDKVMTRAATHASGPYEVPHVKIDCYAVYTNNVPAGAFRGFGVTQSCFAIESAIDELARRLNLDPIEIRRKNALRVGSVTNTGALIRESCGLLECIEKVSGALQHDLSAVEQTSGAPWVFRRPDKPDCVYAWGFAAAYKNTGLGGGANDCSTVEVEAFGDGSVEVRTSAAEIGQGLVGVLASIAAEELGLPYTQVRVLLSDTDLTPDGGPTTASRQTYVTGNAARLASIKLRQQLAAVAAEMLDVPVESLSFCDGWVRASDRGICFAEVVQQAHAEGQSTRLSHLYEAPKTQPLGTGGDMHVAFSYAAQAALVEVNERTGEVACLKVISATDVGRAINPLALQGQIDGGIVMCIGNALTEEFIQERGVPYTDRLARYKMPSIRHTPEIVSFIVEDPAADGPYGAKGVGEISSIPTTPAITNAIYAATGIRVRRLPVDQDWLLRAMKAQQHMGSV encoded by the coding sequence ATGACTCAAGCGACGACGAATGGGAAGATGACGCACACCGCGTCGTTGACGTTCACCGTCAACAGTCGGCCGGTGACGGTGGACATACGGCCATCGGCGTTCCTGGCCGAGGTCTTGCGCGAGCAGCTTGGCCTGACCGGTGTGAAGATCGGCTGCAACGAGGCCGAATGCGGCATCTGCACCGTGCTGGTGGACGGCGCGCCGGTGAACTCGTGCATCTATCCCGCGCTGAAGGCTAGCGGCGTGCACGTGGAGACGATCGAGGGGTTGGCGCGCGGCGACCAGCTCCATCCGTTGCAGCAAGCCTTCATCGAGCAGGGCGCGGTGCAGTGCGGCTTCTGCACGCCCGGCCTGATCATGACCGCCAAGGCGCTGCTCGACGCCAACCCGAATCCCAGCGAGGATGACATCAAGCACGCGCTGAAGGACACTTACTGCCGCTGCACCGGATACGTGAGCGTGATCGCCGCGATCAAACAAGCGGCTGGCCAAAACGGACATTTGGCGCTGCCGGAGACGCGCCCCCCATTGAATGTGGTCGGCAAGCCGCTGCCGCGACCTGATGCGGTGGCCAAGGTCACCGGCGCCGCCAAGTACACCGACGACTACGTCTTCCCGGGCATGTTGCATGCTTGCACGCTGCGCGCCGGCATTCCACACGCGCGCATCACGCGAATTGACACGTCCAAGGCCAAAGCGCTGCCCGGCGTCGTCGCCGTGCTCACCCACGAGGACGTGCCCGGCGCCAAGAATCATGGCCTGGTGTATGCCGATTGGCCGGTGCTGTGCTACGACAAAGTGCGCTATGTCGGCGATGCGGTGGCCATCGTCGCCGCCGAGACGCGCGAGATCGCCGAGCAGGCGCTGCGCCTAATCAAGGTGGAGTATGAGCCGCTGCCGATTGTGGACGACCCGATAGCCGCACTCTCGCCGGATGCGCCCCAAGTTCACGCATCGGGCAATCTGCTCAAACATATCCACGTCGAAAAGGGCGACATCGAGCGTGGCTTCGCCGAAGCCGACACCATCGTGGAAGGCGAGTACGAGACTGCGACGACCGAACACGCCTTCCTAGAGCCGGAGTGCGCCATCGGCCGGGTTACCGAAGATGGGCGCGTCGAAGTGTACGTCGGCTCGCAGATTCCCTACGCCGACCGTCGGCAGATTGCCGCCGCGCTGGGCGTGCCGGAGTCTCATGTCCGCGTGATCGGCACGCTGATCGGCGGTGGATTCGGCGGCAAAGAGGACATCGCCGGGCAGATTCATGTGGCGCTGCTGGCGCGCGCCACCGGCCGGCCGGTCAAAATGTTGTATCGGCGCAACGAATCACTGATCTTTCACCCCAAACGCCACGCGGTGAAGTTCAAGGTCAAAGTGGGCGCCAAGCGCGACGGGACATTCACGGCGATGCGCATTGAGCTGTGGGGCGATACGGGCGCCTATGCCAGCCTGGGCGACAAGGTGATGACCCGCGCCGCTACGCACGCCAGCGGCCCCTATGAAGTGCCACACGTCAAGATAGACTGCTACGCGGTCTATACCAACAACGTGCCGGCCGGCGCCTTCCGCGGCTTCGGCGTCACGCAGTCGTGCTTCGCCATCGAGTCAGCGATTGACGAGTTGGCGCGCCGGCTGAACCTCGACCCGATTGAGATTCGGCGCAAGAATGCGCTGCGCGTCGGGTCCGTCACCAACACCGGCGCGCTGATCCGCGAGAGCTGTGGCCTGCTGGAGTGCATCGAGAAAGTCTCCGGTGCGCTCCAACACGACCTGAGCGCGGTTGAACAGACGTCCGGTGCACCGTGGGTCTTCCGCCGGCCGGATAAGCCTGACTGCGTCTATGCCTGGGGCTTCGCGGCGGCCTACAAGAACACCGGCCTGGGCGGCGGCGCCAACGATTGTTCCACGGTTGAGGTCGAGGCGTTCGGCGATGGCAGCGTGGAAGTGCGCACCAGCGCCGCCGAGATCGGCCAAGGACTGGTCGGTGTGTTAGCCAGCATCGCCGCCGAAGAATTGGGCTTGCCATACACCCAAGTGCGTGTGTTGCTCTCCGATACCGACCTGACGCCGGATGGCGGACCGACCACGGCATCGCGCCAGACGTATGTGACCGGCAACGCCGCGCGCTTGGCCAGCATCAAGCTGCGCCAACAATTAGCTGCCGTCGCTGCGGAAATGCTGGATGTGCCGGTCGAGTCGCTCTCCTTTTGCGACGGCTGGGTGCGCGCCAGCGATCGCGGCATCTGTTTCGCCGAGGTGGTGCAACAGGCGCACGCCGAGGGACAATCCACGCGCCTGAGCCATCTCTACGAAGCGCCTAAGACGCAGCCGCTCGGCACCGGCGGCGACATGCACGTCGCCTTCAGCTACGCTGCGCAGGCTGCCTTGGTGGAGGTGAACGAGCGCACCGGCGAGGTCGCCTGTCTGAAGGTGATCAGCGCCACCGACGTCGGGCGCGCCATTAACCCATTGGCTCTACAGGGGCAGATTGATGGCGGCATCGTGATGTGCATCGGCAACGCGCTGACCGAGGAATTCATTCAGGAAAGAGGTGTGCCCTATACCGACCGGCTGGCGCGCTACAAAATGCCGAGCATCCGCCACACGCCCGAGATCGTCTCGTTCATCGTCGAAGACCCAGCGGCCGACGGGCCGTATGGCGCTAAGGGGGTGGGTGAGATCTCCAGCATCCCCACCACGCCGGCCATCACCAACGCCATCTATGCCGCCACCGGCATTCGGGTGCGGCGCTTGCCGGTAGATCAAGACTGGCTGCTGCGCGCGATGAAGGCGCAGCAGCACATGGGTTCAGTATGA
- a CDS encoding hydrolase, which yields MPTPTLSPSRAYAAERETQRAVSASLLRICQRSPFFATLALHARITITDRLPTAATDGRDVFVNPDFFGALAPAAQDGLLLHEVLHAALLHVTRRGTRDPELWNIAADIVVNGMLVRDGYTLPEGGIRDPNKEHLATEEVYELLVREAQQGKRAAAGMSDLLEATLGDGSGQASDADGQAGARPHAPADRAETEGKWKQALQQAQMVTQSSLAGDTPASLRRELDALLASRVDWRSYLWRYLVQTPTDFGAFDRRFVGNGMYLETISGESVHVHVCVDTSGSISRSDITCFMSEVQAILHAYPHLRCDLFYADAALHGPFVVTADSTLPLPKGGGGTDFRPFFAYLDRHADPHAVTLAIYLTDGYGDFPPRAPLLPVLWVVTPNGKDLSAFPFGETVRLLPSI from the coding sequence ATGCCCACACCCACCCTTTCACCCTCCCGCGCATACGCGGCTGAACGTGAAACCCAGCGCGCGGTCAGCGCGTCGCTGTTGCGCATTTGCCAGCGCAGCCCGTTCTTCGCTACCCTCGCCTTGCATGCACGCATCACGATCACGGATCGGCTGCCGACCGCGGCGACCGATGGGCGCGATGTGTTCGTCAACCCCGATTTCTTCGGCGCGCTCGCGCCGGCGGCACAAGATGGCCTGTTGTTGCATGAGGTGCTGCACGCGGCGCTGTTGCACGTGACCCGGCGCGGGACGCGCGACCCGGAGCTGTGGAATATCGCCGCCGACATCGTCGTCAACGGCATGCTCGTGCGCGATGGCTACACCTTGCCTGAAGGCGGCATCCGCGATCCAAACAAAGAGCACCTAGCCACGGAAGAAGTGTATGAACTGCTCGTCCGCGAGGCACAGCAGGGCAAGCGTGCTGCCGCCGGCATGTCCGATCTGCTGGAAGCGACGCTCGGCGACGGCTCCGGGCAGGCAAGCGATGCCGACGGGCAGGCCGGCGCCCGGCCACACGCACCAGCCGACCGTGCCGAAACGGAGGGCAAATGGAAGCAGGCGCTGCAACAGGCCCAGATGGTGACGCAATCGTCGCTGGCGGGTGATACGCCGGCCAGCCTGCGGCGCGAACTGGACGCGCTGCTGGCATCGCGCGTGGACTGGCGCAGCTATTTGTGGCGTTACCTGGTGCAAACCCCGACCGACTTCGGCGCGTTCGACCGCCGCTTCGTGGGCAACGGCATGTATCTGGAGACGATTTCCGGCGAGTCGGTGCATGTGCACGTCTGCGTGGACACCAGCGGCTCGATCTCGCGCAGCGACATCACCTGCTTCATGAGCGAAGTGCAGGCCATCCTGCACGCCTACCCGCATTTGCGCTGCGACCTGTTCTATGCCGACGCAGCATTGCACGGCCCATTCGTGGTGACAGCGGACTCGACGTTGCCCCTGCCGAAAGGCGGCGGGGGCACGGATTTCCGGCCGTTCTTCGCATATCTCGACCGGCATGCCGACCCCCACGCCGTCACGCTGGCGATCTACCTCACCGATGGCTACGGCGACTTCCCACCGCGCGCGCCGTTGCTGCCGGTGTTGTGGGTAGTCACGCCAAACGGCAAAGACCTGAGCGCGTTCCCCTTCGGCGAAACCGTCCGGCTATTGCCCAGCATTTGA